In Oleiharenicola lentus, the following are encoded in one genomic region:
- a CDS encoding tetratricopeptide repeat protein — translation MTALRRSLPWLVATAGLALLLAGCSPAGKQEKLMAGADRHFDAHDFDRAEVEYLNLLKADPQSGRAIARLGLIYSAQGRSSRAVAFLMRGRELQPNDLAVRLRVGQLNLVTGKPTEARAEANFILDRQPQDAEAPSLLVATLTKPEEAETLRQRLLRLPAPAPDRAPVLTALATLELRLGKPAEAEAFLARAKAADPAFANLYNLLAALALARKDLSAADAAFKEAARLSPPRSPQHLQYAQFKVRSGDLPGGIKLLEQITTKTPDYLPAWLALAEISLMQNKLDDCAAQLERVLGRDAQNLEASILQGRLLALKGDPAKTIAHYERLAGQYPRLPLIQQELGRAYAVSGEATKAINTLNQALALAPNSPEIALMLAQLQNRKGDRNGAIALLRRTVEQRPNFTPALVLLADIYRAQGNLDESLSIYQQLEKQAPENAPLTLALGQVLTQQRRIPEARAAFEKAFALTPDSPAPLEQLVNLRLLERKFPEAIALVNTEVAKNPTLAGNGQLLQAKIQLAQNNQSAAETHLKQAIELMPESPTAYFLLAGILSRTNRQEEALQQLNEVLTRNPKEVTALMLASVIQDQKGNYPAAREGYEKLLAINPQSVIALNNLAYLLSERFKEWDKAYDYAQRSRQLAPDNPHNADTLGWILVRRKQYLRARGLLEDAVAKLPEDAEVRFHLGLACYLMGDEPAARTALELALKQHPADAAWKPAAQKALALLSLNPEAVTAADRPRLDQALAEKPDDPVALIRLAALLEREGKIDQAVATLETSLKTHDQSAGTLMLLARLESRRQNAAKAMEHAREARKLAPDDPEVARSLARFAFQNRDFTWAASLLQEAARRITDSPDLLYELGLAEYSVGRVTEAREALRKALDLAAQSPLNLFAQKAEATRWLEFITRTDPAVAAREQSSIDAALSNEPRFAPALAARAALQLSRGEIAAARETCQTLLTIYPDFVPAQHQLVIMGANLREYNQPLFDLALKIRPQFPRDPAVAKTLGLQSCLKKEYARAVPLLKETVAANPADAVAWYFLAQAQRGLNSADFTASLEKALSSGLSEPSLLTEARKLQAQGK, via the coding sequence ATGACCGCACTCCGCCGTTCCCTGCCCTGGTTAGTTGCAACCGCCGGCCTTGCCCTGCTGCTGGCGGGTTGCTCGCCCGCCGGAAAGCAGGAAAAACTCATGGCCGGCGCCGACCGGCATTTCGACGCCCACGACTTTGATCGCGCCGAGGTGGAATATCTCAACTTGCTCAAGGCCGACCCACAGAGCGGCCGCGCCATTGCCCGGTTGGGCCTGATCTACTCCGCCCAAGGCCGCAGCAGCCGCGCCGTCGCTTTCCTCATGCGGGGTCGTGAGCTCCAACCGAACGATCTGGCGGTGCGTCTGCGGGTCGGCCAGCTTAACTTGGTTACGGGCAAACCGACCGAGGCCCGCGCGGAAGCCAATTTCATCTTGGATCGCCAACCGCAGGACGCAGAAGCCCCGTCTTTGCTGGTCGCCACACTAACCAAACCGGAAGAGGCCGAAACCCTTCGTCAGCGCCTGCTGCGCCTGCCCGCGCCAGCCCCGGACCGCGCGCCGGTGCTGACCGCCCTCGCCACCCTGGAACTTCGCCTTGGGAAACCGGCCGAAGCCGAGGCGTTTCTCGCTCGCGCCAAGGCGGCCGATCCGGCTTTTGCCAACCTCTACAACCTCCTGGCCGCGCTTGCCCTGGCCCGCAAGGATCTCTCCGCGGCGGACGCTGCCTTCAAGGAAGCAGCCCGACTCTCCCCGCCCCGATCTCCCCAACACCTCCAATACGCCCAGTTCAAAGTCCGCTCAGGCGACCTGCCGGGAGGCATAAAACTCCTGGAGCAAATCACCACCAAGACACCGGATTATCTGCCTGCTTGGCTTGCGTTGGCGGAGATCAGCCTGATGCAAAACAAGCTGGACGACTGCGCCGCCCAGCTTGAGCGGGTGCTTGGCCGCGATGCCCAGAATCTTGAGGCCTCGATTCTTCAGGGGCGTCTGCTCGCGCTGAAGGGCGACCCGGCCAAGACCATCGCCCACTACGAACGACTGGCCGGGCAGTATCCCCGCCTCCCGCTGATCCAGCAGGAGCTAGGTCGTGCCTATGCCGTAAGCGGTGAGGCCACCAAGGCGATCAACACGCTCAACCAAGCCCTGGCGCTGGCCCCGAATTCACCCGAAATTGCCCTGATGCTGGCCCAGCTCCAAAACCGCAAAGGCGACCGCAACGGCGCCATAGCGCTACTGCGCCGCACCGTGGAGCAACGGCCCAACTTTACCCCGGCTTTGGTGCTGCTTGCGGACATCTATCGCGCCCAAGGCAACCTGGACGAGTCCCTGAGCATTTATCAGCAGCTGGAAAAGCAGGCTCCCGAAAACGCTCCGCTCACCCTGGCCTTGGGTCAGGTGCTGACCCAGCAACGCCGGATTCCGGAAGCCCGCGCCGCCTTCGAGAAAGCCTTTGCGCTGACCCCCGACAGTCCCGCCCCGCTCGAGCAACTCGTAAACCTGCGTCTGCTGGAAAGAAAGTTCCCCGAAGCCATTGCGTTGGTGAACACGGAGGTCGCCAAAAATCCCACCCTCGCAGGCAACGGCCAGCTGCTGCAGGCCAAGATCCAGCTGGCCCAAAACAACCAGAGCGCCGCCGAAACGCACCTGAAGCAGGCCATTGAGCTCATGCCCGAGTCGCCGACGGCCTATTTCCTTCTCGCCGGGATTCTCAGCCGCACCAACCGGCAAGAAGAGGCCCTCCAACAGCTCAACGAGGTCCTGACGCGCAATCCCAAGGAGGTGACCGCCCTGATGCTGGCCAGCGTGATCCAGGACCAGAAGGGCAACTACCCGGCCGCCCGCGAAGGTTACGAAAAGCTGCTGGCGATCAATCCGCAGTCGGTGATAGCACTCAACAACCTGGCCTACCTGCTCTCGGAACGATTCAAGGAATGGGACAAAGCCTACGACTATGCCCAGCGCTCCCGGCAGCTGGCACCGGACAATCCACATAACGCCGACACTCTCGGCTGGATTTTGGTCCGCCGGAAGCAATACCTCCGCGCCCGAGGCCTGCTGGAAGATGCCGTCGCCAAGCTCCCGGAAGACGCCGAGGTCCGGTTCCACCTCGGGTTGGCCTGCTACCTGATGGGCGACGAACCCGCGGCCCGCACCGCGTTGGAACTGGCGCTCAAACAGCATCCGGCCGACGCAGCCTGGAAACCCGCCGCGCAGAAAGCCCTGGCCCTGCTCTCTCTCAACCCCGAGGCCGTCACCGCCGCGGACCGGCCGCGCCTGGACCAAGCCTTGGCGGAAAAACCCGATGACCCCGTCGCCCTGATCCGCCTCGCCGCCCTGCTGGAACGCGAGGGCAAAATCGACCAGGCGGTGGCGACCCTGGAGACCTCCCTCAAGACCCATGACCAAAGCGCCGGCACCCTCATGTTGCTCGCCCGCCTGGAAAGCCGCCGACAGAATGCGGCCAAGGCGATGGAACATGCTCGGGAGGCCCGCAAACTGGCGCCCGATGATCCCGAGGTGGCGCGTTCCCTGGCGCGCTTCGCGTTTCAGAACCGGGATTTCACCTGGGCCGCGAGCCTCCTGCAGGAGGCCGCTCGGCGCATAACCGATTCCCCGGATCTCCTCTACGAGCTCGGTCTGGCCGAATACAGTGTCGGCCGGGTGACGGAAGCCCGGGAGGCCCTACGCAAGGCTCTCGACCTCGCGGCCCAAAGCCCGCTCAACCTCTTTGCCCAGAAAGCGGAGGCCACCCGCTGGTTGGAATTTATCACCCGCACCGACCCGGCCGTGGCCGCGCGCGAGCAGTCCTCGATTGACGCCGCCTTGTCCAACGAGCCTCGGTTCGCCCCAGCATTGGCGGCCCGGGCGGCGCTGCAACTCAGCCGGGGGGAAATCGCGGCGGCCCGCGAAACCTGTCAGACCCTCCTCACGATCTATCCGGATTTTGTTCCCGCCCAACACCAGCTCGTGATCATGGGGGCGAATTTACGGGAATACAACCAGCCCCTCTTCGATCTGGCCCTGAAAATCCGCCCGCAATTTCCCCGCGATCCGGCGGTGGCCAAGACCCTGGGCCTCCAATCCTGCCTGAAGAAGGAATATGCCCGCGCCGTGCCGCTGTTGAAGGAAACGGTGGCGGCGAATCCGGCCGACGCCGTCGCCTGGTATTTTCTGGCCCAGGCCCAACGCGGGCTGAATTCCGCAGACTTTACTGCCTCGCTGGAGAAAGCACTCTCCTCCGGCCTCTCGGAACCCAGCCTGCTCACCGAAGCCCGCAAGCTCCAGGCCCAGGGCAAGTAG
- a CDS encoding VPDSG-CTERM sorting domain-containing protein — MKLNSLLSSLVLGATLSTGSVLANTVVVDTTPFSYGNGGEFLAQTSNHGDFLTFCVEKNVFFTEGANYYYNIDENTVLSQGDVISKGTAYLFNAFSRGTLAGYFGPNRLANAGLLQNAFWMLEGDLTYDNSNPYIALVEGIYGPNVMSDVGSSNVKVVNIWNNYNAQTGVYSGDKQSMLIRIPDSGMTALLLGLGLLSLVAFRRKL; from the coding sequence ATGAAACTGAACTCACTCCTTAGCTCCCTCGTTCTCGGAGCTACTTTGTCCACTGGCAGCGTTCTCGCCAACACTGTCGTAGTTGACACTACCCCATTCTCCTACGGAAACGGTGGAGAATTTCTGGCTCAGACCAGCAATCATGGTGATTTTCTCACCTTCTGCGTCGAGAAGAACGTATTTTTCACCGAAGGGGCGAATTATTATTACAATATCGACGAAAATACCGTGCTTTCTCAAGGTGATGTAATTTCCAAGGGCACCGCTTACCTCTTTAATGCCTTCAGCCGAGGCACTTTGGCGGGCTATTTTGGACCAAACCGCCTTGCTAATGCCGGCCTGCTCCAAAATGCGTTTTGGATGCTCGAAGGTGATTTAACCTATGATAACAGCAATCCTTACATTGCGCTGGTCGAGGGGATCTATGGACCGAATGTTATGTCCGATGTAGGCTCTTCTAATGTCAAAGTCGTCAACATTTGGAATAATTATAATGCCCAGACCGGCGTATATTCCGGCGACAAGCAGTCGATGCTTATCAGAATTCCCGACTCCGGCATGACCGCCCTCCTGCTCGGCCTCGGTCTCCTCAGCCTCGTTGCTTTCCGCCGCAAGCTCTGA
- the prsK gene encoding XrtA/PEP-CTERM system histidine kinase PrsK: MSLEIILDYVGVLLAGLLGCAALLRANGSADRWAFAVGMLLLAAERLCAGLAVQRADLPPEVFKWQVWRLHLVALLPAPWLAFSLTYARGNAREFLRKWRFGLLAAALLPPVVALALRQDLIISSHALGDSQTLLLRLGLAGTAMQLALLAAAILILANLEHTFRSAMGTVRWRVKFMLMGVAVIFLVRLFTTSQHLLFRSLDPRWDVLNAGALLVGMTLMVRSLLRTGRFHLDIHPSHSVLHGSMTVVLVGVYLLLVGVLARIVSTLGGDASFTLKSLIVLLLLVLLGILLQSDRLRMYLGRFVSRHFQRPEHDYRTVWRKFTEGTASRVEPAEYNRAVVKLVAEIFQSLSVSLWVVDERQEFLRLGASTSLDEHLVREIQPTATESAVILEQMRTHPAPADFEKEPGAWAGVLRRCHPDEFHKGGTRVCVPVMSGREVLALLVLGDRVGGTAFTLQDLDLMKSIGDQVASGLLNVRLSQRLLQAREHEAFQTMATFFVHDLKNAASTLNLMLQNLPDHFDDPEFRQDALRGVGKSVAHINHLISRLTQLRSELKITPVASDLNDLVRGILGSFAAEKEFVVEPRLEDLPALPLDRDQFGKVITNLVLNTREAGATRLTLSTRRAGAWAVLETADNGGGIPPEFLSRSLFRPFQSTKKNGLGIGMFQSKMIIEAHGGRISVESTVGQGTSFRIFLPLTPLT, from the coding sequence ATGAGCCTGGAAATCATCCTCGATTATGTCGGCGTCCTGCTGGCCGGCCTGCTGGGCTGCGCGGCCCTCCTCCGGGCCAACGGCTCCGCGGATCGCTGGGCTTTTGCCGTCGGCATGCTGCTCCTGGCCGCGGAACGGCTCTGCGCCGGCCTCGCGGTCCAGCGCGCCGACCTCCCGCCGGAAGTTTTCAAGTGGCAGGTGTGGCGCCTGCACCTGGTGGCGTTGCTCCCGGCCCCCTGGCTCGCCTTCAGTCTCACCTACGCCCGGGGCAACGCCCGCGAATTCCTCCGCAAATGGCGCTTCGGCCTGCTCGCCGCCGCGCTGCTGCCCCCGGTGGTGGCGCTGGCTCTGCGCCAGGACCTCATCATCTCCAGCCACGCCCTGGGCGACAGCCAGACCCTGTTGCTGCGGCTGGGCCTCGCCGGAACCGCAATGCAGCTGGCCCTGCTGGCCGCCGCCATCCTCATCCTGGCCAACCTTGAGCACACCTTCCGCTCGGCCATGGGCACGGTCCGCTGGCGGGTCAAATTCATGCTCATGGGCGTGGCCGTCATCTTCCTCGTGCGGCTGTTTACCACGAGCCAGCATCTCCTCTTCCGCAGTCTCGACCCCCGATGGGACGTACTCAACGCCGGTGCCCTCCTCGTGGGCATGACCCTAATGGTCCGCTCCCTCCTGCGCACGGGCCGCTTCCACCTCGACATCCATCCGTCCCACTCGGTGCTGCACGGCTCGATGACGGTGGTCCTGGTGGGCGTCTATCTCCTGCTCGTGGGCGTGCTGGCCCGGATCGTGTCCACTCTGGGCGGCGATGCCTCGTTCACGCTGAAGTCCCTCATCGTGCTGCTGCTGCTCGTGCTGCTCGGCATCCTGCTGCAATCCGACCGGCTCCGCATGTATCTGGGCCGCTTCGTCAGCCGCCACTTCCAGCGCCCGGAACACGACTACCGCACCGTCTGGCGCAAGTTCACCGAGGGCACGGCCTCCCGGGTGGAACCGGCGGAATACAACCGGGCCGTTGTGAAACTGGTCGCCGAGATCTTCCAGTCGCTCTCGGTCTCCCTGTGGGTGGTGGACGAACGGCAGGAATTCCTCCGCCTCGGGGCCTCGACCAGCCTCGACGAACACCTGGTGCGCGAGATCCAGCCGACCGCCACCGAGTCCGCCGTGATTCTGGAACAAATGCGCACCCATCCGGCCCCGGCCGACTTTGAAAAGGAGCCCGGGGCCTGGGCCGGGGTGCTGCGCCGTTGCCATCCGGATGAATTTCACAAGGGCGGCACCCGGGTGTGCGTGCCGGTGATGTCCGGCCGCGAGGTGCTGGCCCTGCTCGTGCTCGGCGACCGGGTGGGCGGCACGGCCTTCACGCTCCAGGATCTTGATCTGATGAAATCTATCGGCGACCAGGTCGCCTCCGGCCTGCTCAACGTCCGCCTCTCGCAGCGCCTGCTGCAGGCCCGCGAGCACGAGGCTTTCCAGACCATGGCGACGTTTTTCGTCCACGACCTCAAGAACGCCGCCTCCACCCTCAACCTGATGCTGCAAAACCTGCCCGACCACTTCGATGATCCGGAGTTTCGCCAGGATGCGCTCCGCGGGGTCGGCAAGTCGGTGGCGCACATCAACCACCTCATCAGCCGCCTCACGCAGCTGCGCTCCGAGCTGAAGATCACCCCGGTCGCCTCGGACCTGAACGATCTGGTGCGCGGCATCCTCGGCTCCTTCGCCGCGGAAAAGGAATTCGTGGTCGAGCCCCGGCTCGAGGATCTGCCCGCGCTGCCCCTCGATCGCGACCAGTTCGGCAAGGTCATCACCAATCTCGTGCTCAACACCCGCGAGGCCGGCGCCACCCGCCTGACGCTGTCCACGCGCCGCGCCGGCGCCTGGGCGGTGCTGGAAACCGCCGACAACGGCGGCGGCATCCCGCCGGAATTCCTGAGCCGCTCGCTGTTCCGGCCGTTTCAATCGACCAAGAAAAACGGGCTGGGCATCGGCATGTTCCAAAGCAAAATGATCATCGAGGCGCATGGCGGGCGGATTTCGGTTGAAAGCACCGTTGGCCAAGGCACGTCTTTCCGCATCTTTCTCCCGCTGACACCCCTGACCTGA
- the prsR gene encoding PEP-CTERM-box response regulator transcription factor — MKPTLLIVDDDEEIRTQMKWALTRDYEIVQAGDRAGALEAARTARPAVVLLDLGLPPHPNSPDEGLATLTELLAADPQTKVVIISGQGEKSNALRAVGAGAYDFLGKPVEMEELKLLLKRCFHVALLEREYREIQQKILGESFDGILGGSTRMQATFEAIRKVATVDAPVLILGESGTGKEMTARSIHQRSARRNGPFVAINCSAIPESLMESELFGHEKGAFTGAHAQRKGRIESAHGGTLFLDEIGEIPPPIQVKLLRFLQERVIERVGGRQEISVDTRVLAATHVDLKKGMATGSFREDLFYRLAVVQIVLPPLRERENDIVLLANAFLQQSAKETSKNGLAFSPEATRAILRHAWPGNVRELQNRVRRAVIMGGTKRLTAQDLELEAAAPNGSTLKEAREALEREMLQQSLRRHAGKITAAANELGISRPTFYELMDKLGIQKPEKPE, encoded by the coding sequence ATGAAACCCACACTGCTGATCGTCGATGACGACGAGGAAATCCGCACGCAGATGAAATGGGCGCTGACCCGTGACTACGAGATCGTCCAGGCGGGAGACCGGGCGGGCGCGCTGGAAGCCGCCCGCACCGCGCGGCCCGCGGTCGTGCTGCTGGATCTCGGTCTGCCCCCGCATCCCAACTCGCCCGACGAGGGCCTCGCCACGCTGACAGAACTGCTCGCCGCCGACCCGCAGACGAAGGTCGTGATCATCTCCGGCCAGGGGGAAAAATCCAACGCCCTGCGCGCCGTGGGCGCAGGCGCCTATGATTTCCTCGGCAAACCGGTGGAAATGGAGGAGCTGAAGCTCCTCCTGAAACGCTGCTTCCACGTCGCGCTGCTCGAGCGCGAATACCGCGAGATCCAGCAGAAGATCCTCGGCGAATCCTTCGACGGCATCCTGGGCGGCAGCACGCGCATGCAGGCCACGTTCGAAGCCATCCGCAAGGTGGCGACCGTGGACGCCCCGGTCTTGATCCTCGGCGAAAGCGGCACCGGCAAGGAGATGACCGCCCGCTCCATCCACCAGCGGAGCGCGCGGCGCAACGGTCCGTTCGTCGCGATCAATTGCAGCGCGATTCCCGAGTCGCTGATGGAAAGCGAACTATTCGGCCACGAAAAAGGCGCCTTCACCGGCGCCCATGCCCAGCGCAAGGGCCGCATCGAGAGCGCGCACGGCGGCACCCTCTTCCTCGACGAAATCGGCGAAATCCCGCCCCCCATCCAGGTGAAGCTCCTCCGCTTCCTGCAGGAGCGTGTCATCGAGCGCGTGGGCGGCCGGCAGGAAATCTCGGTGGACACCCGCGTCCTCGCCGCCACCCACGTGGACCTGAAGAAGGGCATGGCCACCGGCTCGTTCCGCGAGGACTTGTTCTACCGCCTGGCCGTCGTGCAGATCGTACTGCCGCCGCTGCGTGAACGCGAAAATGACATCGTCCTCCTCGCCAACGCGTTTCTCCAGCAGTCCGCCAAGGAGACCAGCAAGAACGGTCTGGCCTTCTCCCCCGAGGCCACCCGCGCCATCCTGCGGCATGCCTGGCCGGGCAACGTGCGCGAACTCCAGAACCGGGTCCGCCGCGCCGTCATCATGGGCGGCACGAAACGTCTCACCGCCCAGGATCTGGAACTTGAAGCCGCCGCCCCCAACGGCTCGACCCTGAAAGAAGCCCGCGAAGCCCTGGAGCGGGAGATGCTCCAGCAATCACTCCGCCGTCATGCCGGCAAAATCACCGCCGCCGCCAACGAGCTCGGCATCAGCCGCCCCACCTTCTATGAGCTGATGGACAAGCTCGGCATCCAGAAACCCGAGAAGCCGGAGTGA
- a CDS encoding methyl-accepting chemotaxis protein — protein MQFSSLTIGRRIALGFSLVLVLLAAVATTAWLALGSSGRRLTLYAGSTAETNNVAGVESAMLGVKLSVNEFLASGAAAKTDAYRQAKAALDGQIEAALKSITDPARAGELREAVTLLGKYDASFQSVVTVTAQMDVIVREKLTPEGQEISKGLETILTGARNNGDMNGAFQVSSALKSFFESSSDVNSYLLTSKPEYAEAAKKHIKLVADAVQQLQKDQAELVKLDETLKDAAKDALLVKTAAATAAYTAGLEQITTLKQQRNKILEEELEAIAPQFTAALVRLRQAVTNFQSQLGQSGSTDQARSEMIVLSCTIGAGVLGLVVAWLIIRGITRPIFKIAKQLAVESAQTHTAALQVSTASQSMADGASRQAASLEESSASLHEMASMTSRNSESAQAAKGLAAEARATADAGTRDMTAMREAMTAIKSSSSEISKIIKTIDEIAFQTNILALNAAVEAARAGEAGAGFAVVAEEVRNLAQRSAQAAKETAAKIADASAKSEQGATISAQVAASLDKIVERIRQLDEMVGGIAQASTEQSEGIGQLNQAVAGMDKITQSNAALAQQSASSAEDMKAQSAQVKAAVNDLIRMVQGYAEVAEETAVVSPVKSAPVRATEPSAAIQKPVIGAAAPVAAMEWND, from the coding sequence ATGCAATTCAGTTCACTCACCATCGGCCGACGCATCGCGCTCGGTTTCAGTCTGGTTCTGGTCCTGCTCGCGGCGGTCGCCACGACGGCCTGGCTGGCCCTGGGTTCCTCGGGTCGCCGGCTCACGCTCTACGCCGGCAGCACCGCCGAGACCAACAACGTCGCCGGGGTCGAGTCGGCTATGCTGGGCGTGAAGCTCAGCGTGAACGAATTCCTGGCCAGCGGCGCCGCCGCCAAGACCGATGCCTACCGGCAGGCCAAGGCCGCGCTCGACGGGCAGATTGAGGCGGCCCTCAAGTCCATCACCGACCCGGCCCGCGCCGGCGAACTCCGCGAGGCGGTCACGCTGCTGGGCAAGTATGACGCGTCTTTCCAGAGCGTCGTGACCGTCACCGCCCAGATGGATGTCATCGTTCGCGAAAAGCTGACTCCGGAGGGGCAGGAGATTTCCAAGGGCTTGGAGACCATCCTGACCGGCGCCCGCAACAACGGCGACATGAACGGGGCGTTCCAGGTTTCCAGCGCGCTCAAGAGCTTTTTCGAGTCCAGCAGCGACGTTAATTCCTACCTGCTCACCTCCAAGCCGGAGTATGCCGAGGCGGCCAAGAAGCACATCAAACTGGTGGCCGATGCGGTCCAACAGCTGCAGAAGGACCAGGCCGAACTCGTGAAACTCGACGAGACGCTGAAGGACGCGGCGAAGGATGCCCTGCTCGTGAAGACCGCGGCCGCCACCGCCGCCTACACCGCCGGGCTGGAGCAGATCACTACGCTCAAGCAGCAGCGCAACAAGATCCTGGAGGAGGAACTCGAGGCCATCGCCCCGCAGTTCACCGCCGCCCTGGTGCGCCTGCGCCAAGCCGTGACCAATTTCCAGAGCCAGCTCGGTCAGAGCGGCTCGACCGACCAGGCGCGCAGCGAGATGATCGTGCTGAGCTGCACCATCGGTGCCGGCGTGCTCGGCCTCGTGGTCGCCTGGCTGATCATTCGCGGCATCACGCGCCCGATCTTCAAGATCGCCAAGCAGCTCGCGGTTGAGTCCGCCCAGACCCATACCGCCGCGCTCCAGGTGTCCACCGCCAGCCAGTCGATGGCCGACGGCGCCAGCCGCCAGGCCGCCTCGCTCGAGGAGAGCAGCGCCTCCCTGCACGAGATGGCCAGCATGACCTCCCGCAACTCGGAGAGCGCGCAGGCGGCCAAGGGCCTCGCGGCCGAGGCCCGGGCCACCGCCGATGCCGGCACCCGCGACATGACCGCGATGCGCGAGGCGATGACCGCCATCAAGTCCTCCAGCTCCGAAATTTCCAAGATCATCAAGACGATCGACGAAATCGCCTTCCAGACGAACATCCTCGCGCTCAACGCCGCCGTCGAGGCCGCCCGCGCCGGCGAGGCCGGTGCCGGTTTCGCGGTCGTGGCCGAGGAGGTCCGCAACCTCGCCCAGCGCAGCGCGCAGGCTGCCAAGGAAACCGCCGCCAAGATCGCCGACGCCTCCGCCAAGAGCGAGCAGGGTGCCACGATCAGTGCGCAGGTCGCCGCCAGCCTCGACAAGATCGTCGAGCGCATCCGTCAGCTCGACGAGATGGTCGGCGGCATTGCCCAGGCCTCCACCGAGCAGAGCGAAGGCATCGGCCAGCTCAACCAGGCCGTCGCCGGCATGGACAAGATCACCCAGTCCAACGCCGCGCTGGCGCAGCAATCCGCCAGCTCCGCCGAGGACATGAAGGCCCAGTCGGCCCAGGTCAAAGCTGCGGTCAACGACCTGATCCGCATGGTGCAGGGCTACGCCGAGGTGGCCGAGGAGACGGCGGTGGTCAGTCCGGTCAAGTCCGCCCCCGTGCGGGCGACCGAACCGTCCGCTGCGATCCAGAAACCCGTGATCGGCGCCGCGGCTCCCGTCGCTGCGATGGAGTGGAACGACTGA
- a CDS encoding energy transducer TonB, translated as MKTKLILLIIITLGFGQIVGLAADEPPVPVRTVPPVFPEDLRRDGISGVVTVSILIDEKGNVQEPKVVKTTHEAFSQPAMDALAKWKFKPAKQGGEAVAMRVNIPIQFTHKG; from the coding sequence ATGAAAACCAAATTAATCCTACTCATCATCATCACGCTGGGATTCGGTCAAATCGTGGGGCTTGCCGCCGACGAGCCGCCCGTTCCCGTGCGCACCGTGCCCCCTGTGTTCCCTGAGGACCTTCGTCGCGACGGCATTTCCGGCGTTGTGACGGTCAGCATCCTCATCGACGAGAAGGGCAACGTCCAGGAGCCCAAGGTGGTCAAGACCACCCACGAGGCTTTCTCGCAGCCCGCGATGGATGCACTGGCCAAGTGGAAGTTCAAGCCGGCGAAGCAGGGCGGCGAGGCCGTCGCCATGCGCGTGAACATCCCGATCCAGTTCACCCACAAGGGCTGA